Below is a window of Isachenkonia alkalipeptolytica DNA.
AACTAAGTCATCAAGGGAAGAATTGCTTGTGTGAAATGTCTTTTTCAAGGTATATATATAATAAGTAATTTATTCTACAAATATATTGTTAGGAGGGATTATATGTTTAGAGTAAACTTGGAAGTAGGAAAAACCCATCATGTACAAAAGCGAGTGCAGTATGAAGACTCATCGGTGAGTTTTGGAAGGTCAGGAATAGAAACTCTATTTTCAACAACCGCTTTGGTACAGCTGATGATTCAGGCAGCTGTGGAATTAGTAGGAGAGAATATCCCCAAGGATTACGTCAGTGTTACACAAAAAATGGAATTCACTCACTTGGCACCGACCCTCCAGGGAGTGTTTGTTACCGCAACTGCTGAACTGGTGGATATGGACCATAATGTGCTTAAATTCAAAATCACCTGTCATGATGAGTTGGGAAAGGTAGCGGAAGCTACACAGACCAGACATATTGTAAACAAGCAAGGCTTAATAAATCGGGCCCATAAACGGGCGGAGATGTTGGAGGAGAAAATTCAATAGCAGCATGAAAACAGCATGAAAATAATCCGTTGAGGCCGATGCCTCAGCGGATTAAAGACTGCTTTGGATTAATATCTGAATAATTTCTTCTATAGTCGAACCAGTGGGAACGTCAAAGGTTCCCGGTCTTAAACGGTGCGAAACATTTAAGTTTTCCGTTGTCTCAACAAACTCTAAGGAACTCTCTACTAAGTCTTTTCCGTGTAGCACATCTCCCACATCGGAGGCGGTGGCTCCTCGTGGGATATGAATAGTTACGGTTTCACTATCCTCTTCATTTGCTGACTCCTCATGACCGGCGGATTTTTCTTCTTCCGAGTCATCTCCTGTAGTGTTTTGTTCCCCTTCGTCTTCACTTTCACTTATGACGGGTTCGCTTTCTGGAGAACTCCCGTTGTTCGATGAACCGATAAAACTGGATAGATTCTGGTCAAAAAAAGTGAAGTTTGTCCCTATGATAAAGATAATAACCATTATTACCAATAAAGATAATAGCAGATCCGTATGATCATATATAAGGTCTTTGATTTTTTCCATGTCTTTGATCCCACTTTCTTTTATTGGTTTAGTATCTTTTAGCCCTATTTTAAAATGTTATATATAATATATCATATTTTTAAAAAAATTTACACCGGCTCTTTCAAATAAAAAGTATTTAACCCTGAGAATGATGGGCTTTATATTGATTTGAGAAATAACTAGTGATAGAATAAATAGAATAGTGAGAAGTAGAATGGAGGACCGAATATGAAAAAAGAAATTTTAGAGTGGGTAAAAACGATTATTATATCTTTAATTATCGCTCTAATCATTACCACGTTCATGAAACCCACGATCGTAAAGCACTATTCTATGCAACCAACCTTGGATGAAAATGATTTTTTGATAATTAATAGGCTGCTTTACACAAGAGGCACTCCAGAGCGGGGAGATATCATTGTTTTTGAATCCAATCAAGTGGATGTAAACGGAGATGCGAAATTACTCATCAAAAGAATTATCGCTTTGCCCGGAGAGGAAATTTCAATTCGGGGGGGGCAGGTCTATATTGACGATGAGCTTTTAACAGAACCCTATCTTGAAGACGATTATACCCATGGAAATGTCCATCAACTTATTCCTGAAGATAAACTTTTTGTCATGGGGGATCACCGAAATAATAGTTTAGATAGTCGCAATGAAGAGTTAGGATTGATTAATTTTGAAGATGTTGTGGGAAAAGCTTTTGTAAGACTTTATCCCTTCAGTGAAATCGGCAGCATAGAATAATAGCAAAGGAGGAATGGTTTTAGAAATGGAAAATCAAAGGATAACCTTAACCTTACCCAATGGAGATAAGAAGCAGTACCTTCAAGGGATAACCTTTGAAGAGGTAATAAAAGATTATTCGAACAATGGAGAAAGCATTGTTGCGGTTCTAGAGGATTGCAAACTCCGAGAGCTAACAGAAAAAGTTGAAAAAGATTCTGAGATCTCTTTTGTAGATATTGTAAACCCCATTGGGAACCGAATTTATCAGCGGAGCATTTCCTTTGTTTTTATTCGGGCTGCTATGGAGCTGTTTTCAGGTTGCAAGGTATCAGTGGAACACTCAATAAGCAAGGGCCTCTATTGTGAAATTCAATATAAAAGAGACTTGGTTGAGGAAGATATACAAAGAATAGAGGAGCGAATGAGCGAAATCATAGCAGAAGATGTGCCTTTTGAAAAAGAAAAAGTTTCTGTAGTTGAGGCGAAAAACAACTTTGAAGAATATGGGCAAAGGGGTAAAGTCAATCTTTTAAAGTACCGGGAAAAACCTTACATTAACCTTTATAAATGTGGATGGTTAAAAAATTATTTTTACGGATATATGGTGCCCTCAACGGGTTATCTTAAAAAGTTTCGTCTACAATATTATAAACCCGGCATGGTACTCCAATTTCCTACAATCAATAATCAGGGAGAGGTTCCAAAGTTTATTGAACAACCGAAATTGTTTAAAATATTTCGGGAGTCGGAAAAATGGGGAGAAATTCTTGGGGTCGACTATGTATCCTCTTTGAACGACCTGGTGGTATCAAAGCAGGAAGGAAAGTTCATCCGAATTGCGGAAGCTCTCCATGAAAAAAAAATAGCCAGAATTGCGGATGAAATCACAAAGGATCTTACCCATAGAAAAGTGATTTTAATTGCAGGACCCTCCTCTTCAGGAAAAACAACTTTTGCCGAGCGCCTAGCCATTCAGTTATCAGTGAATGGATTGGAACCGGTAAGTATATCCTTGGATAATTATTTTGTGAACCGAGAAAAAACACCCTTGGATGAAAATGGAAACTATAATTTTGAGTCTCTTTATGCTATTGATATCGAATTATTTAATCACGATTTGAAAAGTATTTTAGCAGGAAAGAAGGTTTCTTTACCAACGTTTAATTTCCATACAGGAAAAAGGGAATATAACGGTGAAAGCATACAAATTAAAAAGGACCAACCGATTATTCTAGAAGGGATACACTGCTTAAATGATGAACTGACCAAGGAAATTGATCCGAGAAGCAAATATAAAATATACATCAGTGCTTTAACTCAGTTGAATATTGATGAACATAATCGAATCCCCACCACAGATCTTCGATTAATTCGAAGAATCGTTCGGGACCATAAGTTTCGGTCTAACGATGTGGAAACCTCTCTTGAACTTTGGAAATCCGTTCGCAAAGGAGAAGAGGAAAACATTTTTCCTTTTCAGGAACAAGCGGATGTGATGTTTAATTCTGCTCTGTTTTATGAGTTGGGGGTCTTGAAAAAGTATATAGAACCCTTGTTACGGCAAGTGGACGCTTCCTCGAAGTATTATCCCGAAATTAAACGGTTACTTAAATTCCTTAATTATTTTGTGGTCATTCAGGATGAGGAAAACATTCCGAAAACTTCAATACTCCGGGAATTTATCGGTGGAAGCACGTTGCATTAATTAATTAATTAAGGAGGAAAGAACATGCAGGAAGTCATAAAGAGTATTATTGATGACAATCGAAAATACATTGAAAACGGCGTTTTACCCGAATATATTCCGGAGTTGAAAAAAGCAAAAAAAGACGCCTTAGGTATGAGCATTGTTACGTTGGACGGTGAGGAATACCATGGGGGGGATTATCAATATAAGTTTACGATTCAAAGTATTTCTAAGGTGATTTCCTTACTCCTTGCCCTGGAAGAAAAAGGAGAAGCCTACGTTTTTGATCGGGTAGGCATGGAACCTACAGGAGACCCTTTTAACTCTATGGTAAAGCTGGAAACGGTAATGCCTTCAAAACCCTTTAACCCTATGATCAATGCAGGAGCCATTGCGATCAGTTCCATGATTGAAGGACGCAGTTCTACCGGGAAAGTAGAAAAATTATTGGCGTTTTTTAGGCAAATAACCGGAAATCCGGCGTTAACCATCAACGAAAATGTGTATCTTTCTGAAAAAAGAACCGGGGATCGGAATCGGGCAATGGCATATTTTATGAAGGATGTGGGAGTGATTGAAAAGGATGTGGAAGGCAGTTTAGATGTGTATTTTAAACAGTGTTCTATTGAAGTGACCACGAAAGATATCGCTCGAATAGGAGCGTTTTTGGCGAATGATGGCATCGACCTCAAGACAGGGAAAGTGTTAGTCGATAAAAAATACATTAAAATTGCTAAAACCTTTATGTTTACCTGCGGAATGTATAACGCCTCGGGAGAATTTGCCATTAATGTTGGTATACCAGCCAAAAGTGGGGTTGGAGGAGGGATTCTAGCTACGGTACCGGGACAAATGGGCATCGGAATTCTAGGTCCTTCCTTAGATCAGAAAGGGAATAGTGTTGCAGGGGTTCAAATGATCAAAGACTTATCAGAAAAATACAAATTGTCCGTATTTTAAAACAATAAACTTTGACAAAATCCTTAAAAAGTAATAAAATTAGAGATAATACATATTACTTGTTTTATACATTTAATAATTTCCATATTTACTATAAAATTATAAGGTGGTAACGTTATGAAAGATATTATGGTTTTAAGAGAGCTTGAACAGATCAAAGCAATCAGTCACTCTTACCGGGTAGAAATTCTGGAGTGCTTTGAAGGAGATGAACCTCAAACAGCCAAGCAAATAGCGGAAAAGCTAGAAGAGCCCCATGCGAAAATCAATTATCATATTAAGAGTCTGCTTAAAGTCGGTATTTTAAACTTGGTGGATGAGCGGGTGAAATCAGGAATTGTTGAAAAGTACTATCTGCCTGCTGCAAAAGTGTTGATGATCGATAAAAACTTTATTAAAAACGGTGGGGATGAACTAACTCAATCTATTAACCAAGCGTATATTTCTATTTTTGAGAAAATCAACAGCGATTTTTATAAAAACATTGAGGTTGCCGAAGCTTCCCGATTTATTAACCAATACAGCGATTATTACCTTACCAAGGAAGAGGCCAAGGAATTAATGAAAAAAGTCGAAAATGTGATGGTGGATTTTTTAGATGATAAAAGAAAAAACAATCGGGAGAATGTGATTCCATACAACTTCGCGGTATTAGGTTTAAGTAAGGATCATCGGGGTAAAAAAATAATATCAGAAGAAGAAACGGAGTCATTGGATACTATTGTTGATAACAATGTTTAAAAAACAAGAATTATAGTATTGGATGGTAAAGCCCTCGACCATATAAAGGAGGGATTTGAAAATGGGAAAAAAAACTAATAACAAAGCTATTGTTTTTTTGACTGCAATTGTTATTATCTTAACAGCTCTTGTGCTCTTAGACACTTATCTTATCTCAACGGTGACCGTAAGAGGAGACTCTATGAAACCCTCCTTGAGCTGTGGGGATCGATTACTGGTGGATATTAGTTCTAGGGTTGTTAAGGAGATTGATTATAAAGACATTGTAATTTTCGAGTCCCCGAAGGATCCGGATCAAAACTTTGTCAAACGGGTGATTGCCACAGAAGGTCAGGAGTTTAGCATATCTGAAGGCGAATTAATCGTTGATGGAGAGAATCTTTGTGAGGATTATATAGAGTGCGATGACTACCGCTTTAAAAATTATAATGTTGTAAGTGGTGTTGTACCGGAAAATAAGGTATACTTACTGGGAGATAATCGAAATTCCAGCAACGACAGCAGAAATTTTGGATATATAAGCACCAACTGAATTCGCGGGAAAGTAGTGGCCAAGTTTTGGCCCTTAAGTGAACGGGAATGGTATAGTCCGTAAAATTAAATGAATAATTACAGGGAAATTAAAGCGAGGACAAAGGCAGGTTGAATGATGAATGGAAATTTCTTTCAGGCAATTAAGGCAGGAAGCAAAACACCAAGGGTTTCCTATTATAGGAACTTTAAAGCCTCATTACTTTAAGGATTTAAAAGAAATCCTTACAAGATATGTTGACGAAGGTTATACCTTTGAATTTAATAAAAAAAGCATCGAAGAAAAGTGCGACCCGTTTTTAACCATGGAGAATTGCAAGACCATAGTAGTTTTAGGGCTTCCCTATTATAGCGAGTCCAACACAATTGATATATCTCATACAACACCCGATACTTTTCGAGGAAGACTTGCTAGGACCGCCTGGGGGGAGGACTATCACCGGGTCTTTCAAAGGAAAATGCAAAACCTGGGAGAGGCCTTGGGGAAAAATAAACCCGGAGTATCTTATCAGTCCTATGTGGATACCGGTCCTTTAGTAGAGCGTTTCTTAGCATCTAAAGCCGGCTTGGGGTTTTATGGTTACAACAACCTATTTTATCACCATGAATACGGCTCCTATGTCTTCTACGGTTATATGTTAATCGATTTAGAGGTTTGTGATGTGCCGGGAAATGAAAAAAAATCATGTCACGGTTCTGTTTGTGAAAATTGCAACAAATGCATTAAGGCGTGTCCGGGGCAAGCCATTGTTAAGCCCTACCGACTTAATGCATCTCGCTGTATAAGTGGTATTATGCAAAAAAAAGGGGTCTTATCCGATGAAGAAAAAGCCCTGATGGGCAATCGGATATATGGATGTGATGTATGTCAGGAGATCTGTCCCTATAATAAAGAATTGAAAAGTTCTTCAGACCCTGCTTTTATTCCTGGAAATCCCCCGGCATTCCCGGATTTAAGGGAGTTGTTAGGGGTATCCAATAAAGAATTTATAAGAAAATACGGCAATAATGCCAGTGCTTGGAGGGGCGCTAGGGTGCTGAAAAGAAATGCATTAGTCGCTTTGGGAAATATTGGAGATCCTGGGGCTATGCCATATATTTTTCCCTTTATCAACGATACTAGAGAGGACCT
It encodes the following:
- a CDS encoding ArsR/SmtB family transcription factor codes for the protein MKDIMVLRELEQIKAISHSYRVEILECFEGDEPQTAKQIAEKLEEPHAKINYHIKSLLKVGILNLVDERVKSGIVEKYYLPAAKVLMIDKNFIKNGGDELTQSINQAYISIFEKINSDFYKNIEVAEASRFINQYSDYYLTKEEAKELMKKVENVMVDFLDDKRKNNRENVIPYNFAVLGLSKDHRGKKIISEEETESLDTIVDNNV
- the queG gene encoding tRNA epoxyqueuosine(34) reductase QueG translates to MEISFRQLRQEAKHQGFPIIGTLKPHYFKDLKEILTRYVDEGYTFEFNKKSIEEKCDPFLTMENCKTIVVLGLPYYSESNTIDISHTTPDTFRGRLARTAWGEDYHRVFQRKMQNLGEALGKNKPGVSYQSYVDTGPLVERFLASKAGLGFYGYNNLFYHHEYGSYVFYGYMLIDLEVCDVPGNEKKSCHGSVCENCNKCIKACPGQAIVKPYRLNASRCISGIMQKKGVLSDEEKALMGNRIYGCDVCQEICPYNKELKSSSDPAFIPGNPPAFPDLRELLGVSNKEFIRKYGNNASAWRGARVLKRNALVALGNIGDPGAMPYIFPFINDTREDLRDAAQWALKKLETESKE
- a CDS encoding thioesterase family protein → MFRVNLEVGKTHHVQKRVQYEDSSVSFGRSGIETLFSTTALVQLMIQAAVELVGENIPKDYVSVTQKMEFTHLAPTLQGVFVTATAELVDMDHNVLKFKITCHDELGKVAEATQTRHIVNKQGLINRAHKRAEMLEEKIQ
- the lepB gene encoding signal peptidase I; translated protein: MGKKTNNKAIVFLTAIVIILTALVLLDTYLISTVTVRGDSMKPSLSCGDRLLVDISSRVVKEIDYKDIVIFESPKDPDQNFVKRVIATEGQEFSISEGELIVDGENLCEDYIECDDYRFKNYNVVSGVVPENKVYLLGDNRNSSNDSRNFGYISTN
- the lepB gene encoding signal peptidase I, with the translated sequence MKKEILEWVKTIIISLIIALIITTFMKPTIVKHYSMQPTLDENDFLIINRLLYTRGTPERGDIIVFESNQVDVNGDAKLLIKRIIALPGEEISIRGGQVYIDDELLTEPYLEDDYTHGNVHQLIPEDKLFVMGDHRNNSLDSRNEELGLINFEDVVGKAFVRLYPFSEIGSIE
- the glsA gene encoding glutaminase A, giving the protein MQEVIKSIIDDNRKYIENGVLPEYIPELKKAKKDALGMSIVTLDGEEYHGGDYQYKFTIQSISKVISLLLALEEKGEAYVFDRVGMEPTGDPFNSMVKLETVMPSKPFNPMINAGAIAISSMIEGRSSTGKVEKLLAFFRQITGNPALTINENVYLSEKRTGDRNRAMAYFMKDVGVIEKDVEGSLDVYFKQCSIEVTTKDIARIGAFLANDGIDLKTGKVLVDKKYIKIAKTFMFTCGMYNASGEFAINVGIPAKSGVGGGILATVPGQMGIGILGPSLDQKGNSVAGVQMIKDLSEKYKLSVF
- a CDS encoding nucleoside kinase, which encodes MENQRITLTLPNGDKKQYLQGITFEEVIKDYSNNGESIVAVLEDCKLRELTEKVEKDSEISFVDIVNPIGNRIYQRSISFVFIRAAMELFSGCKVSVEHSISKGLYCEIQYKRDLVEEDIQRIEERMSEIIAEDVPFEKEKVSVVEAKNNFEEYGQRGKVNLLKYREKPYINLYKCGWLKNYFYGYMVPSTGYLKKFRLQYYKPGMVLQFPTINNQGEVPKFIEQPKLFKIFRESEKWGEILGVDYVSSLNDLVVSKQEGKFIRIAEALHEKKIARIADEITKDLTHRKVILIAGPSSSGKTTFAERLAIQLSVNGLEPVSISLDNYFVNREKTPLDENGNYNFESLYAIDIELFNHDLKSILAGKKVSLPTFNFHTGKREYNGESIQIKKDQPIILEGIHCLNDELTKEIDPRSKYKIYISALTQLNIDEHNRIPTTDLRLIRRIVRDHKFRSNDVETSLELWKSVRKGEEENIFPFQEQADVMFNSALFYELGVLKKYIEPLLRQVDASSKYYPEIKRLLKFLNYFVVIQDEENIPKTSILREFIGGSTLH
- a CDS encoding endolytic transglycosylase MltG, which encodes MEKIKDLIYDHTDLLLSLLVIMVIIFIIGTNFTFFDQNLSSFIGSSNNGSSPESEPVISESEDEGEQNTTGDDSEEEKSAGHEESANEEDSETVTIHIPRGATASDVGDVLHGKDLVESSLEFVETTENLNVSHRLRPGTFDVPTGSTIEEIIQILIQSSL